The Bactrocera dorsalis isolate Fly_Bdor chromosome 3, ASM2337382v1, whole genome shotgun sequence genomic interval CCTGCTGCTGTCACACGAAGGCAAATGCAATTGTCGTTCTGCTTGCTATATAGTTGCTGCTGGtattattcttgttgttgttgttgttgttgccattgttgcGCTAGTGTCTTTAGCTGGCACCAAGTATTTGCATGCTTGTCGCTTGGCCAACTATTTGgcgttgttattgtagttgttgttgtacataatTGGCATTTGAATGCATGCTGGAACAATGTCGACGCGCACGCGCCtgctgcaaatttaatttatgaccAAGCGAGTGACGGCCTAAACAAAAGCCATAGTctctatttatatgtaaatatgcgcaCACAAGCATTCGCACACACGTGTAACGGCACATGAGCATGTATCCCTGCACCGCCTAGCCAAACACGTGCCACTCCACAAACGCTTGTTATTGCCTGCCACCCACATGTTATGGCAATGACAGCAACGCTTAACTATTTCAGCTAATTAATTTATCTGCTCAAACTATTGTTCGAAGGCATGTAAGtgaatgtatgcacatatatgtgGGTGGTGGTTTGTTGTTTTAAATGCTTCTGCGTGCTGCGCCTGCATTCAGCATTGAAAAGTGTCAAATGTGTCAATAAGCAAGTGCCGCTGGAAAGCGCTTTTCTGACAACTTAAGCATTGTGCACGGGAATTCAATTATTTCCACGCAAATTCCGTTAATAGCTGACGTTTAGCTTAACTTTTGGCGGGTAATGTTTTGAGCTCTCAATGGaccatttaattaaatttaatttcgtgTTCTGTTCTACTGATTGGTGCGCTTGGTTTGGTAGAACTAaacattatttatatgaaataccCTTCGCTGCAGACTCCAATCTCGACAGATAACAACTTGAAAGCCAAGTAGTAGTCTTTCTTTTTTGTGACTTCGCTGAAGATGTTCTGACTGCTAGTTTCCACTGCCTaaacacttcttcttcttctttactggcgtagaaaccgcttacgcggagTGGAGTTAACAACCttacgccagtcgtttcttcttttcgcaagatggcaccaattggagactctaagcgaagccaggtccttccaacggagtgaaggtcctcctctacttcccccggcgggtactaaaCACTTACTCTCTTAATTGTCGAGTCCCGTAGGTCTATACAGGTACTTTTTACATCTAAccgggttttcaataagagcgctacaatgaaattctttattcctgtgaaagtacattcgaatACCATTATGTGTGAAACTCGATTTATTTTGCATgaccaccacgggcacgcttgcagaagtctagacgctgaacccaattttcgagttttcgagcataaatcggccgatactgctgcaatttcacgttcgttATTGGCACAAAGTTAATCAATCGTCACTGGCTTGATGGCATAGACCATAAGCTTGACGtggccccacaggaaatagccTAACGGCGCGGAATCGCACAACCGTGGCGGCCAATTAACTAGGCCATGCCGAGAGATAACAccttcaccaaacttggttttcaataaatcgattttgacactcactgtgtggcttgtggcaccATTTTGTTAGAACCACATATTACCCAAATCCATATCATCCCATTCGGTCCAAAAGTATTCGgatatcattgagcggtagcgattcccattgaCGGAAACGTGGAGGttttgatcatcacggaagaagtacagcCCAGTGACGCCGCCGGCTCATAAACCAcgccaaaccgtaattttttcgggatgcaatggttaCTCATGGACTACGTGTGTATTGCTGCCTaaccaataatgcatatttagCTTATTGATggagccattcagccagaaatgagcctcatcgctgaagatgatttttcgatgaaaattcagatcattttcaagttgttgctcggGCCAATTCAAGAACATACGGCGATTCTGGTGGttaagtggcttcagttcttgcgtcaatttcgACTTTTAAGGATGTagaccaagatcttttcgcaaataTCGCCACAACGATGTTACAGAGATGCCCAaagcttgagaacgacgtgtgagaggcTGATTTGGgttttcctcaattgatgcgctagcggcagcaatattttcgacACCACGGGCTTCTTTATCTGACTGGCACGGTAACCTTTTGTACTGTGCCtctggattcaaatttttctactTGCTCAGTTGTTGATCTGACGGgtcgattatgacgaccataaaagagtgactccgaatttcggtagtaaattttaaatatttcgactCGTTATTGcctcgtatatctttccatgatgaaatgacaaactttatttaaagggaaatgtcaaaaaagcgcgaaaaaatatggcgtcattTGCTATCCTTATTGGTCTACTTTTGTGGCGTTCCTATTGAAAAATCCGTTAATAGAGTGTTCTTGGTGACATAAATTCCAGCTAAGCATCTAAAATCCGAATAATTTTAAACTGAGCTTTTacattattttcgatttttgttaAGTCAAAACTTTTAGCCATGTTCCAACGACCTAAGTATTTGGATTTTGCTGTGATCCAATCAAAAAACGGCTACACGGTTTCCTGAAATACCATTTTCAACGTTGTAGGGTTGTAGACCCGGAAATAATAACTGATTTGTACAATTTCAGGCATTTTAAGAACACAAAGCATGTTGAGATGCTCCATAGTATCCTATAAATATCAGGAAGACCCAACATTATACTTTGTTTAAAGCTTATTGAACTAAAAAACAGCAATCAACACAATTATGTATTCACATACACACTCTGCTACACAATTGCGCACATTGGCTTGCATAAGCAGACCTAATAATAGCGAAATATACAACCCTTGCAAGCACTGTTATCCAATGCCAGGCAACAATGCGTAGATTTTGAGCAGAAGTGATTGGCTGAAATTATGCATGCTTGCATTCATGCAAGTCGCCAAGGCGCAGTGATGCATTGTGCACGCAAGCATACACACAAACTCCTATATCTAATTGTCAATAACGGTACTTGCCtgctaatatatatgtaaagtaCCGTTTTCCACATAATATAAGCAATCAGAGTGGATTTGCCGTGCCGTTGAGATTGAAGTGGTTCTTTCCCTGTAAATATGCTTGTGTGTGAATTGAGTCTCAGAAAGAGAGTTTCCATCAGAATAACCAAATACTGACGACTTTCACAAAATATAGTCTTTTCGACCAAATAAAACCGTTAGCAGATGTTGGATTTTTGGAATGCTCTTTTTATAGTATACACATTTTGCAGCTGCTGCTGCGGATAACAATTTTAGAATAGATTATTTTATGCGCGCGCAATATTTAATAAGGATTGTGTTTAGAGAGTATTTGGTTCTGTGCCGGGTCTGTTTTACGATGGGGTTTATCGGCAGTTTGTCACCTCGCGGCGAGGACGGCAACTCTTCAAGTCTCTATCGAACCAAAAGCCGAGCGGACAATTCAATCTCTGTACACGCCCGTTGAGGCACACGTAGAAGCGGTGGCAAAATCTGCGGTCTACGAGATAGGTACCATCGCTCAAGTTGACGCAATCGCTGTTGGAAGTGTGAACTCGTACATTGGATGCATCACTCTCATCACTGTCTTCGTCGTAGTCATCATCATATAGCCACAAAATTTCTGCTGTTGCACATGGCGTCGTTACACACGGTTCTGGTGTGGTTTCACAAGGCGGTGGTGTTGTTGTACATGGTGCTGGTGTTGTTATGCACGGCGTTGGTGTTGTTATACACGGCGTTGGTGTTGTTATGCAcggtgttggtgttgttatgcacggtgttggtgttgttataCACGGCGTTGGTGTTGTTATGCACGGCGTTGGTGTTGTTATACACGGCGTTGGTGTTGTTATGCACGGTGTTGGCGTTGTAGGCTTACACGTGCAGGGTGTTGGCGCTGGTGTTATGCATGGTGCCGTAGTTGTTTCTGGTTCACACGTAGTTGTTGTAGTCTTTGTGGTTGTCGTCTTTGTAGTGGTGGTTTTGGTGGTGGTTGACTTTGTGGTTGTTGGAGTTGTGCAGGTTGTCGTTGTTGATGTCGTTTCACATGGTGTGGGTGTTGTGGGCTTGCACGTGCagggtgttggtgttggtgtatCACATGACGGTGTTGGCGCTGGTGTTATGCAAGGTGCCGTAGTTGTTTCTAGTTCACACGTAGTTGTTGTAGTCTTTGTGGTTGTCGTCTTTGTAGTGGTGGTTTTGGTGGTGGTTGACTTTGTGGTTGTTGGAGTTGTGCAGGCTGTTGTAGTGGGTGTGGTTTCACACGGTGTAGGTGTTGTGGGCTTGCATGTACagggtgttggtgttggtgtatCACATGACGGTGTTGGCGCTGGTGTTATGCAGGGTGCCGTGGTTGTTTCTGGTTCACACGTAGTTGTTGTAGTCTTTGTGGTTGTCGTCTTTGTAGTGGTGGTTTTGGTGGTGGTTGACTTTGTGGTTGTTGGAGTTGTGCAGGTTGTCGTTGTTGATGTCGTCTCACATGGTGTAGGTGTTGTGGGCTTACACGTGCagggtgttggtgttggtgtatCACATGACGGTGTTGGCGCTGGTGTTATGCAGGGTGCCGTAGTTGTTTCTGGTTCACACGTAGTTGTTGTAGTCTTTGTGGTTGTCGTCTTGGTAGTGGTGCTTTTAGTGGTGGTTGTCTTTGTGGTTGTTGCCttggtagttgttgtttttgttgttgttattatagttGGCTCTGGTGTTGCACAGGGTGTTGGTTCTGGCGTAGCACACGGCGTTGGCGTTGGTGTGTCACATGGTGGTGTTGTAACGCAcggtgttggtgttgttatacatggtgttggtgttgttatacatggtgttggtgttgttatacatggtgttggtgttgttatacatggtgttggtgttgttatacatggtgttggtgttgttataCATGGTGCTGGTGTTGTATCACACGGTGGTGTTGTAACGCACGGCGGTGGTGTCGTTGTACATGATGTTTCTCCAAATGGTTCCGGAAAATAAAATGGATACTCTCTTTCCCCATCATCTTCAGCATGATTTTCCCGATTTACATAACACTTAGCAAGTTCAGGGAATGTACAAACTTTCGTCTCAGAATCAAACTGCAATCCCCTGCGACATCTGCGCGATATAGCTCTGCCACGTCTGCAGATGTAGTAACGATAGCAGCTATGTTCGTCCGGCAGAAGATCCCCAGTCCTATAGGATGAACAATCGGGCCTGGTACCATCAGTACATGCCTTAAGTGTTTGTGGACCCACAGCAAATACTAGCAGTAGAAAGTAAACTGAAAAATCAAGCAGACATTTACGGTTATAATAAAGGTTAAAGCGCAATTCGAAAAACACTTACGTGGTCTCATCTTTGCACTACTCTATTTGCCGAATCGGTTGTGATGAACGAACCTTATTTCGGTTACTGACAATACGTAAGATGAGCGGCTATTTTTATATGCCACACCAATCAGCTACACAGCCACTAATTACTATtcttttcgtaaaaatataCCGGAAAAGCACTTGAGATTTCCTGTTCCGTGTCTACAAGTTACATATGCACTACAAGCAGTTTGTACTAACCGACGCATTCCATACAGCACAACTAATTACTAAATAACTGATAAGAACCGTTCTCACAGCGTTTGGTTACAAAAATGTTATCTTTCCGTGTGGTAAACATAGTTTTGGTTCTTctgtcattttaatttatttatatttctctaCAGATATTGATTTCACTTTGCGCTTAAAGCGATGCTGTGTCGGTTTCAGTAGTTTACTGCCCCCCTGATCGTCAGGTTGCGCTGGCGAAAGTCAGCACGACAGCAGAAATTAGAAGCTTCGCAGCACATCAACCCGTTCTTGGTAGCTTTATCTACGCTAACACTTTGGTTTTCATATATACTCAATGTATGTTTCGGcgcacaaaattcaaaaaaaaaaaaattctctgcaAACCTATTCCAACGGAAAGGCTTAGCCAAAATTTACACAAATGCTTCAAGTACAAAAGGACTgggaatcttttttttttgaacaacaGCATATCGTCACCCAAAATGCAAACTATCGTAACATTACTTTTCTTATATTTACAggcgagaaaaaaaaatataatacaaaccactcatattgaaacaaaatttaagttttggttataaaatggttacatattggttaaatattacttatatagtggttatgtattggttatgtGCTGGTTATATAtcagttatatattggttatatctgacagcttaagctgaaaattttatgct includes:
- the LOC105230207 gene encoding mucin-2, with product MRPLYFLLLVFAVGPQTLKACTDGTRPDCSSYRTGDLLPDEHSCYRYYICRRGRAISRRCRRGLQFDSETKVCTFPELAKCYVNRENHAEDDGEREYPFYFPEPFGETSCTTTPPPCVTTPPCDTTPAPCITTPTPCITTPTPCITTPTPCITTPTPCITTPTPCITTPTPCVTTPPCDTPTPTPCATPEPTPCATPEPTIITTTKTTTTKATTTKTTTTKSTTTKTTTTKTTTTTCEPETTTAPCITPAPTPSCDTPTPTPCTCKPTTPTPCETTSTTTTCTTPTTTKSTTTKTTTTKTTTTKTTTTTCEPETTTAPCITPAPTPSCDTPTPTPCTCKPTTPTPCETTPTTTACTTPTTTKSTTTKTTTTKTTTTKTTTTTCELETTTAPCITPAPTPSCDTPTPTPCTCKPTTPTPCETTSTTTTCTTPTTTKSTTTKTTTTKTTTTKTTTTTCEPETTTAPCITPAPTPCTCKPTTPTPCITTPTPCITTPTPCITTPTPCITTPTPCITTPTPCITTPTPCITTPTPCITTPAPCTTTPPPCETTPEPCVTTPCATAEILWLYDDDYDEDSDESDASNVRVHTSNSDCVNLSDGTYLVDRRFCHRFYVCLNGRVQRLNCPLGFWFDRDLKSCRPRREVTNCR